The DNA region AGCGTTGCGGTTGTCTGATTGTAGGCACGTCGACACACTGTGCTGGCCAGAGCCCCAAGCCTCCTGTAGCTGGGCGGAAGGCCAGGAGCACTGACACCTGACTCCTGCTCCCACAAAGCAGCAGACTCTGGGGGACATATAAAGAGCACACAACGGCTGGACAAACGGATACAAAATGTCTCTTTTTTACTCAACAACCTAACTCAAAGCATCACATATCATCATTAGCTGACCACTCCTGATGAAGGACAAATAGGATGGACCCTCACTAAGAAAAATCTAACAAACTTGTAAGAACTTCTAGATTCAAAACTTCTATAGCTGTTTCATAAATCCTGTATCATATTTACTGACAATGTTACAGTTCATTACTTGTGAGCAGGTCACTCTTTGAGTGACTATGTCTTATGTCCATGAGTTCCGAAGAAGGTACGTGCgttcagaaagtagtcacacatcttgactttttccacattttgttgtgttacagcctgaatttaaaattagtTAAATTTAGATTTGTCACTGACCTGTGGAattgtttgacatttttacaaaataataaaaaatggaaGTCTGTAATGGTCGAGTCAaaatgtattcaacccctttttttttacagcaagcctaaataagttcaggatgaaaaatgtgcttaacaagtcacataataagttgcatggactcccgTGTGCaatggtgtttaatatgattttttAAATGACTATGTCATttctgtacaccacacatacaataACCGAGTGTgcaaatgccaagagtgtgcaaagctgtcatcaaggcaaagggtggatattttgaagaacctcaaatatgtttttgatttgtttagcacttgtttggttactacatgattccatatgttttgtttctttgttttggtcttcactattattcttcaatgtagaaaatagtcaaaagaaaagaaaaaccctggaatgagtaggtgtccaaacctttggtCTTGTTGTAGGGAAAACACTTCTGGTCTTACTGTGTGGAATGGGGATGTATCATTCTGTAGTTGGTCACTAGCTAGCACATTTGGGTCCTTGGAAGTGGTGGGAATGtttgtttttggtttcacattggttgtgggaacaaagccataagcttcctgaccagtaaaactgaagttttttaaaattaatgttctgagaacatttggcctgttttggaaacaattatttttaggttgcagggaggttctgagaatgttttattcTGGTTCTGATAAGGTTTCCCCTAGAGGTTTTATTAACACTGAGAACATAAATTATAGGTCATTTGGAGGTTAGTGAATAACTTCATTAAAGCTTTTactgaatgtttcaataatacttttaataacactgctaccTTATTTTAAAATGACATTCTTAGAATGTTCTCTGAGCTTTCCTAAAGTTCCTGCgtttttttatggaaagtttgaGAATTTAGAGCTTATTGATGTTACTGTGCACAATAAAAAATTCTGAATATTTCCAATAACTGACAAaatagttattatacagtctctGAACGTTCTGAAAACATTGCTTAATAGGGCACACCTGTCgtcaacttccggtgaaattggagggcgctcatttcaaataaataatcatacaaattgtggatattaaacatttaggtacatacaagtgtcgtATATGTCGGTTAAAAGCTTAAAGTCtttttaatctaactgcattttCCCATTTataataggctttacagcgagaGCATGCCATTcgattgtttgaggatggcgccccacatcaacacaTATTTCAATCAGCACAGATTTCACAAAAATCACAAATGGTGATTAAAATAttcactttttgaaaatcttctgatttgcaatccaaaggatcccagctacaacatgcatggcAGTTTttttagataaaatccttctttatatcccaaaagtcTATTTAGTTGGCgtcatcgatttgagtaatccactcgttcaacatgcagagaaaggaatccaaaaggCTACCTCTAAACTTGTGTTGAAAAGTCAAAAATAAGTTTCTATTTAATGCttaggtaccctaaaatgtaattaaactatcaTTTCTCATGCGGAGAGAAATATGTTCAACAGGAAAGCAAAATTAGCAgagactgatttccaactctgactcccagtactaaaactcaaagttcttcctcgtttgggaagaaacaagactgaaaccttgaacaaagactgttaacatctagtgaaagccataggaattgcaatctgggagctggatttGGATATGACCCTATACATTCCATtggaagagcatgggctctcaaaaaaaCCCAATTCCGTTTGTTTTATCTTTAGATTTTCTCcgaccatatctattgtgttatagtctcatacaatattttaacatttctacaatcttcagtgttttctatccaatggtaccaattatatgcatatcatggCTTCtgtgcctgagtaacaggcaCTTTACTTTGGGTgcgtcagtcagacaggaagtgaaGAAAAAAagaccctagcctgaagaagcTTTAGATCTCAAAGGTATCTAAATGTAATCTTCGTAATCCCCAAAAGTAATTATTTGTCATGAGAGGGACaaaaacaataactagtaatgctgcacACTCCAAGAAAAGGTTACCATCTAacctttctggtaaaaaaaagttatattgctgaggtgtagtcactttCTTTTGAGGACAAGCTTAAGTATACAatacaaatgtataaaatgttacatttttatCATAATGTATTTCCTAGTCAACAAAATTGTGTAAATTAGGCTTGAAATTACTTTTTTTTCAAAATATTGTATAGTCAATTTATACAATAagatttcaccttccttataaAACTCTAAAATGCATATCTGTACATTTAGTGTTAGAGAAAATTTACATATTTCCTAAAGGTCTTTCCTAAACAAAACGTttgtctgtccccccccccctccgctgTGAACGGCTTAGAGCACTAGCTTGTCTTCCAGAACTCAATAGGAACTCGCCTTTCATCTCATATCAATCTTGTCCGTCTATGACAAACAGAAAGGTTTAAAATTCTTTTAGATTAGCTATAACATTTCTCAAAAAATTTGCTACAGTGAGAAAAACCACTCTCCCCTGCTACGTTACGATGTAAGGATTACAGCCATATGTTTTGTTAGTGCCTTTATAAAAGGCAGATGAGACATACTCCTGTGCCCATGAGAGTCAGGGTGTCATGCTCGTCATAaggattggaccaaggcgcaTTCGTGGTATGTATACATTCTCTTTTTAATTAATGAACAAAAAGAACCAAACAAAACATGAAGTATACAAACTAGTGCTTACAGGCAACTCAACAtggacaagatcccacaactaacAATGGGGAAactggctacctaaatatgataccccccaatcagagacaacgataaacagccttctctgattgggaaccatatcaggccaacatagacatacaaaaaccctagacatacaacaactaaagtacccaccctagtcacaccctgacctaaccaaaatatatagaaaaacagagaatctaaggtcagggcgtgacacagggcTACTGCTCAATGCAAGCTATTTTGATCTACGGTGTCCAAAGATCGATTTATAAGCAAAAATGTTAGTGGGCAACCAGTACAAGAAGCTCGCAGGTCCCCGAAACAGGGAAATTTACATGGAAGAGGTTAAGAGAACCAGGTGGGAACTTGTGTGTAATGTTCAGtggaagtactgaaattcccaaaTAAGAATTGTTTCTTAACACCAGCCTTCTAATCATCAGAGCAGCACAGCATGTTCTCTGTACAGAGCATCTAAGAGATGGCTCACCTCAGAGAGCCTATATACCACACACTGTGTGAGTGGTGGGCGTGGGATGGATGCAGTGAGGGTTGATTAACTTTGGTCAGACAGGGCCAACTGCTTATCCTGCCTGCCTATCTGAGGACGGGATCACCTGTACTCCCAGAGCAGGAGGATTAGTCTGGAGAACACCCGAGTGACTTGTCTGGCCAGACAGGGCCACAGGTGGAACCGATAATACCACTTATATAAAATGGGGTTCATTGACTTAATAATGACACTTGCAGACCGGCAGAAGTGCCTATACATTGTGCCCCCTCGCACAGTATAAAAGCAAATAATAGATTGTTCAACAGCCCGAGTCAAACTCAAGAACCCATTCAATCTGGCAGGCAGGGGGTTTGAGTAAAAGATTATTAGAATAATCTCAATTGACAttgaaatgactaaaaccaaattgaaactgtagaaatgataatggttctacatttatagtctcttcactctgtccagcttgctgAAGGTTCCgtttggctcagttggtagagcatgacccTTGCAATGGCAGTGTTGTGAGTTCAATTCCTATGGGAGACCAGTATAAAAAAACGAATATGTTTATGTACTGTaagtgtcactggataagagtgtctgacaAATAATGTAAAATGCTAACACTGATCAAATTCCAAAAGCGATGGATATGGGACAATTTTCTACACATTGACTGCGaagaaatataatacattttaattgCTTCCCTCCAGACCTCGGGGAAGACAGAATGCTACCCGCAGGGGAAATTAGTTTGACACCCCGGTTCTACAGGTATGGTATGGGGATTCTTTATAGATTTCCTTATGGTCTGGCACCTTCTCTAACATCCagatagggttccatttggcaAGCCAAGTATGTATTTGGCTAATTTAGTTGAATATAATATATTTCCCTTAGATTGTAACAGACTGACTCATGTATGAGTCATCATGTGGAGGGTGAAGAGGTTGTGTCTAGTGCAAGTGCTAGAGAACATCTCATCTTCAGGCATTGCTTAGAGATGTTATCACTTTATCTCACTTGTCTAAATCATGCTGTTATGTTCTTTCTGTTATGTTCTTTCTGTGTCATAAAACAAAACATCTCCTATCACCAGTCATCTACTACAGCTTGTCTGCTGTAACCATGAAACCATAGCGATCCACTGTTTTGTTTCTCAATTGTAGGTTGCCACCTTGTGGTGAAAGTTGAAATGGCTACAGTATACTGTTCAAAATGGGTCAGTGCGATCCGGGATCTTTGGGACGTCCCTCAACGGATAGCAACGACCCTTGTAAATGTTTAGCTGTCATACTCCCATGCCATATCCTTATCTGAACTAACTCAACACATTAAGAAGAAAAAAGATTACGTTTGAAGTATACCATTCTCCTCAGAGGATCCAGGCAGAACATAGTTGACCAGACTCTCAGCCAGGGTCAGTGCAGTGTCTGCTCCCTCCCCTGCAAGGTGGACAGGCTTGCTGTTCAGGACGTAGCTAAAGCCATCACTGAAGGCACTCCTGGTCAACTGGAGCCAACTGGATGCCATGCTGACCACCCTGTCTGAGGTGCCAGCGATGGGGCTGGCGATGCCCTCCTTAGCTGTCTGCactgtagatgtgactgcatcCACTATGCCAGACGCCAGCTGTGTGAAACAGAGGAAAAAGACAGGTTTTAGGGGCAGAAGTCATGCTGTGTAACAAGCATTTTAAATTGACTCAGAAAATAGCTTCCTTGCCTTCTCAGGGGGATACTGCAGAGCTGGGATCTTTTCCTCCAGATGATCCAGCCCTTTACAGGCCAGATTGTTGGCAGCAACAACTAGAGACAATATATTGAGTTTAGAGAAGGTAATGATGTGTTTTACACTGCCGATAACCTCTGAGTATTGAAGACATTGAAAGATGTTCTCTACTCTGTGAAATTATTTAATCACAAATAATACGTTATTAAACATCTCCAGGAGCTAGATAGCAAAAATGCAGATGAGATCATTGTCATTTTGGCATTGCTCTCTGAGACAGAATATCTGTGGCACACCTTAGTGACATGCAAGCTGCAATCTGCCTTGGTACTTTCATTATATTGCACTCATTACAACAGATCCTTTTTCCTCACTTGCCAATGGGTTGTGAGCAAAGTTGTAGTGCATTTCCAGATTCAAAACTTTCCTTCATTAAAATGTTTGTGAAGTAAGCTAGAACGTGAGACAATGAAATATTTAAATTGCCCAATTTATCATGAAATCTCAAAGTCTACTTATCACCAGAGAACAGTTTTGCAATTTGTGAATGTGAGTTCAGGACACAGAGTTCATCCAATATAAATTAAATTTCACAACCAGGAAATGTAACATCCCCAGAGAGAGTTTCATGACAACTGTGTGTTCTCCCCATCAACAAGTAGAACATAGAAACAGTCAAACCAAGTCTTGTAGACCTGGCTCAGTCTACTAAACCTGGCTCTACTAAGAGCTGGCCCTAGCCCAGGCGTACGGCAGGACACATTTCAGTACTTCCACTGAACATTACACACAAGTTCCCAGACTCAACAGCACAACGGATTTGTTGTCACTACAGATAATCAAACAAACAGCAAACACTCTCAGTGAGAATGAGCTCGTTTACTCCTTTTCATGTATTGCACTTCACAGCATCAACATGTATTGAAGGATTACTTTTGAGGTACTGCATGTTCAGGTTACTGTAGTAGATGGACATCACAATCAGGTAATGGTACTGCAGTGTGAAGCAGTATAGACTATTGTACTGTAGTAGCTGAACATATGGTTAATGAACTGATTACATAGCCTATCTATTTGTCTGGACTGGTGGCAGGGTGACTAACAATTTTTGCAGTGCAGCAATTGATGACAGTTAGCACTAAGGCAGGGAATCAGTGTGCTCACGCTGGGTCTCCAGTCGGTCGATGGCAGGCTGGATGCTCCACACTGCCAGACTGCTGGCAGTCCTGGCCCCCCTCTCatacaccccacacacagagCAGAGGAGCGGGTGGGTCTGCTTGGTGCTAGTGTAGGTCCTCTCAATAACCTCATAGGTAGAGCTCACTGCAGGTAGGCTTAGGAGTCTGACAAACACATTGTCCTGAGAGACATGGAACAACAATTCACTCCTCAAGCTGAGACAGACATGCGCAACTCTGTCAATGtgcatacatactgtagtagGCTACATATATACATAACTGTTATTATAGTCTGTCAGAGATTTACAGATGAGGGTTAGGATATTGTACTGTAGTGGAATTATGTTATCAGTGCATGAACATGTAGTTGTAAATTGTTTGGAAACCTTACCTTTTCCTGGGCTTTGGTGGATGCTGTTTTCTCTGGAGCCATTATGACTTATCAACTAGGCCTATGTGAATGACATAATGATGAATCATTGTTGCACCTGAAGCAAGTTTGGAACTACTACCAGCATATTGACTTGTAGAAACATTTTATATTGAATATATTATTAGGCTACTACTACAGAAGTAAACCAgcaattttttaaaatcaaatgtAATATGAATAGAAACTAACCGTCTAGTGTTGAGTCCCGCTGAAGACCGTGGCACATTTAATTTGGTGAGGAACAGAAGAACTATACAGACACAACCTGGGGAAAAAGCCTGCTCATCACGCCCACTTAAAGGAGAAGTCTACCCAAAATCCAGAATCTCCCAAGTGGTTCCAAACCTTGAAACTATTTCAGTGgagttcccctctctctccctggattGCAGAACTGAGACAGCTGCAAAAACAGGTCATGTGACTCGTGACATTCCTGGATGCAGTCCTCGCTCCTCTCCGTTGTCAGTGAATGCATGATTTACAAATCTGCAAACTGTTGGCAAAATCATTGTTTTATTGAATTCGTACGGCCAAATTTGCTATTTTTGTCAAAAGTACATTTGGTACTTTTCAACCAGATTTGTGATTATTTTCTATCATTATTTTATGTAGCCCTCATAGGGAAAACCCTACTCATTATATGCCAATATATGGAGCTGTCTTCAGTATCTTCACTACTTCCAACCCCCCCAAATCAAGCTGGAAATCAAGCTCCATATAAGGGCATATCGTGACATATCGTGACATTTCTAAATAGAAGGGTTTCCCCCATGAGGGCGCTCATGCACAGATTTTACCCATCTCCACTTCAGTGTCAGTCAGCTAcctaaaataaaacatgtaattaTCGCAAATATTTAATGAGGAAAAGTCAACATTTTGTGACCCAAAAAAGTATTTTTAGACAAAAACAGCTCATTTCAATAAAACAATGTATTTGCTTACAGGGCGCAGATTTGTGAATCATGCATTCGCTGACAACAGAGCAGAGTGAGGCCTGCATCCAGCAATGTCACAAATCACGTGACCCCTTTTTTCAGCTGTTGAATGTGTTGTCTATGGAGAATTTGTAATTGTTCTATGTAATTATTGTTGGCTATTTTTATTGTATAATTTTACATGGAGCTCAGGCATTATGAAAGAAAAATGAAATATACTATTTGATCAAAACAAGAATACCATAACAGACTGTTAAGTGCTGTTGGAGTGTATGGAGTGTGAAAGAAGCAATAACTCAACTAACACTGCGTGTTGTCTGTCCCAGAATAAAATAATTTTATAGGCTCCAGTACCATCGTGTCCGTGCATGCTGATTAGTTGCCTTGGAATGGAGTCAGAACCAAAAGGTTACAATTGGTTACAATCGGATCAGCCGATTGCCTAGGGACATCTTCAGCAGTGCCGTGTATCCAGTGCATCACAAGTGGATTTCATTTCATTTTGGTGCCTTTCGTATTATAGGGAGTTCTCTCTGAATTCTCTGAATTTGTCTATTTGTTATTTTCAGAGTACATTTCTCAGTCATTTGAGTTGTATTTTTAAACAGTCTCTCACCCAGCATTGAATAAAACAATTGTTTTACACATTTTATTTGACTTTTGGGATATTTTACTATTAATACCATGGCAGAAGGTATTGATAGAACCAGACCAGGTAAAGGTTATGGTGGCACTAGGCCCAAAGTCTTAGTGCACTTTGCTGACCCTAGCTCAGTCCTTGATTTACCAGATCTTGGAAACTACTGTGAATATGAC from Oncorhynchus mykiss isolate Arlee chromosome 1, USDA_OmykA_1.1, whole genome shotgun sequence includes:
- the plin1 gene encoding perilipin-1 isoform X2 — protein: MAPEKTASTKAQEKDNVFVRLLSLPAVSSTYEVIERTYTSTKQTHPLLCSVCGVYERGARTASSLAVWSIQPAIDRLETQLVAANNLACKGLDHLEEKIPALQYPPEKLASGIVDAVTSTVQTAKEGIASPIAGTSDRVVSMASSWLQLTRSAFSDGFSYVLNSKPVHLAGEGADTALTLAESLVNYVLPGSSEENESAALWEQESGVSAPGLPPSYRRLGALASTVCRRAYNQTTATLQHAKSQGQDLVTHISGVSPLTEYAMKNLEAVETVGLFFQSSLMGFFSWEEQRDKATEAEFQKSGGGLQRLVSGLGYQLQINYMSVVSSVKSAPQTTFGLAKNGLGALLETVGSARDRVVNSISYYVMIPGLYSYKDSEPGCSAVDEENSEPKISDEARLLKQRVMLQIPQQQRMILGQSYTSTVTQRIPRRGEIAMRSRNSSYTHNVHSRSYSPTAKYVVTVEPIQKDTTEMDD